From the Brevibacillus choshinensis genome, one window contains:
- the murJ gene encoding murein biosynthesis integral membrane protein MurJ, whose amino-acid sequence MSLLKIASMIVVLTLVGRLLGFFRSIYLSSLYGTGMESDAFNIAATIPLTLFLVVPGAVNAILIPTMRGLMEKQQRTAELYHKMLTIILVVFVVMAGLGVGFSREMAAMFGLTGAKLDLTADMLRWMWPSAIFIGLTGLWSSICNSHQHFFTPTLGTVANGAVVIVSMYLLVPAYGPNGLAIATSLGYLAAMLTMIPTLRRFGYEHRLSFEWRDDAALKGMGERVIPILIGAVVAQATTFLERGFAEGVGTGVISALANANQIVQMPMAIFVGAFTLPLFPLLASHVKRGEMKEMKQILQKGLAYLLILLIPVTVGLALYAEPVVRLAFERGAFDEHSVALTAWALPFYGLGLYFLAARDLLTRAFYALENTRTPVVIGAIGIGVYAVANWLLIPVMGHGGIALANALSALSQAILLFVLLWKAVGRPVQAGFLKTLAKTLFACVVMGGAIVLVDPWLSLLPLWIYLPLGIGGAALIYLAVLAVLREPLVSELLQKVRRRSTPSAGRS is encoded by the coding sequence ATGAGTTTGTTAAAAATCGCTTCAATGATTGTCGTGCTGACGCTGGTTGGAAGGCTGCTGGGCTTTTTTCGCAGTATCTACCTCTCCAGCTTGTACGGGACAGGGATGGAGTCGGATGCTTTTAATATTGCAGCGACGATTCCTCTCACGTTGTTTTTGGTCGTGCCGGGTGCTGTGAATGCCATCCTCATTCCGACCATGCGTGGACTGATGGAAAAACAGCAGCGAACAGCTGAGCTGTACCACAAAATGCTGACGATCATACTCGTCGTCTTCGTCGTAATGGCGGGACTGGGAGTGGGCTTTTCTAGGGAAATGGCTGCGATGTTTGGCCTGACCGGAGCCAAGCTGGACCTGACAGCTGACATGCTACGGTGGATGTGGCCCTCTGCGATTTTTATAGGTTTGACAGGGCTGTGGTCGAGTATTTGCAACTCGCATCAGCATTTCTTTACGCCAACACTCGGGACCGTCGCGAATGGGGCGGTAGTCATCGTCAGTATGTATCTGTTAGTTCCGGCGTACGGTCCAAATGGACTTGCGATTGCGACCTCTCTCGGGTACTTGGCTGCGATGCTGACCATGATTCCGACCTTGCGCCGTTTTGGCTACGAGCATCGTTTGTCTTTTGAGTGGCGTGATGATGCTGCCCTAAAAGGAATGGGGGAGAGGGTCATTCCTATTCTCATCGGGGCTGTCGTAGCACAAGCAACGACGTTTCTGGAGAGGGGCTTCGCCGAAGGAGTAGGAACAGGCGTCATTTCTGCTCTGGCCAACGCCAACCAAATCGTACAGATGCCCATGGCAATATTTGTAGGAGCATTCACCTTGCCGCTCTTCCCTTTGCTCGCGAGCCACGTGAAGCGTGGAGAGATGAAAGAAATGAAGCAAATCCTGCAAAAAGGGCTTGCTTATCTGCTGATCTTGCTCATTCCTGTGACAGTTGGTCTTGCTTTGTACGCGGAGCCTGTCGTGCGGCTCGCCTTCGAACGGGGGGCCTTTGATGAACACTCCGTCGCTTTGACGGCTTGGGCTTTACCATTCTATGGGCTAGGTCTTTACTTTTTGGCGGCCCGCGATTTATTGACTCGCGCTTTTTACGCGTTGGAAAACACACGTACACCCGTCGTGATCGGAGCGATTGGAATCGGGGTGTACGCTGTCGCCAACTGGTTGTTGATTCCAGTGATGGGACACGGCGGAATCGCACTCGCCAATGCCTTGTCTGCTCTCAGTCAGGCAATCTTGCTCTTCGTTTTGCTCTGGAAAGCGGTGGGTAGACCCGTTCAGGCAGGCTTTCTCAAGACGCTAGCAAAGACGTTGTTCGCTTGTGTCGTGATGGGAGGGGCCATCGTTTTGGTAGACCCTTGGTTGTCGCTATTACCTCTATGGATCTATTTGCCCCTCGGTATCGGAGGAGCTGCGTTGATTTATTTGGCTGTATTGGCCGTTCTGCGTGAGCCACTCGTGTCTGAGCTGCTGCAAAAAGTACGCAGACGATCTACTCCATCGGCTGGGCGCTCGTAA
- a CDS encoding 50S ribosomal protein L11 methyltransferase — protein sequence MTENMWLKYTLLIERETEDPFVAEVLTSPYTLGWIEPQIEVLTTENGYDFAEDTDGPVVGYLFEPMQDSEEAHTQRLRLYIQRWKGHVSLKEVELVPEENDSWKEEFREVQVGNWWIAPTWTDPQALETAEHILWIDPGAAFGTGYHGTTQDMLLFLQELSLTGKRVLDIGAGSGILSLYCVLNGASQPVCAVDINPQSEYQVLVNATNNHLPESTVNVVIGDAQEPSVADRLPEMSDLILLNIGGDEDIAMLPVVERHMAPEGLLLLSGIVEWNRDHVITMYEQAGYRLEKERQTDEWITVMLRKQR from the coding sequence ATGACGGAAAATATGTGGCTGAAATACACGTTGTTGATAGAGAGAGAAACAGAGGACCCGTTTGTCGCGGAGGTGTTGACCAGTCCATACACGCTGGGCTGGATCGAACCACAAATCGAGGTGCTGACGACGGAAAACGGATACGACTTCGCGGAAGATACGGATGGGCCGGTCGTCGGTTATTTATTCGAGCCGATGCAGGATAGCGAAGAAGCGCATACGCAAAGACTCCGGTTATACATTCAGCGATGGAAAGGTCATGTGTCCTTAAAAGAGGTGGAACTCGTACCGGAAGAGAATGATTCATGGAAAGAAGAGTTTCGTGAGGTACAGGTAGGCAATTGGTGGATTGCTCCGACGTGGACCGATCCTCAGGCACTGGAAACAGCTGAACACATTCTGTGGATTGATCCGGGCGCTGCCTTTGGTACTGGCTATCACGGCACGACTCAGGATATGCTCCTGTTCCTCCAAGAGCTTTCTCTGACAGGCAAACGCGTCCTGGACATTGGAGCGGGCTCAGGAATTCTTTCCTTGTATTGCGTCCTGAATGGAGCGAGCCAGCCTGTTTGCGCAGTGGATATCAATCCGCAAAGTGAATACCAGGTGCTGGTAAATGCAACTAACAATCACTTGCCAGAGTCAACGGTGAACGTGGTGATCGGGGATGCTCAGGAGCCCTCTGTCGCGGATCGGCTACCGGAGATGTCTGACCTGATCTTACTGAATATTGGTGGCGATGAAGACATCGCTATGCTTCCCGTAGTAGAGCGACACATGGCGCCAGAGGGATTACTTTTGCTCTCGGGGATCGTAGAATGGAACCGGGATCACGTGATCACTATGTATGAACAAGCAGGCTACCGACTGGAAAAAGAGCGTCAAACCGACGAATGGATTACCGTCATGCTGAGAAAACAGAGATAG
- a CDS encoding class I SAM-dependent methyltransferase, translated as MSVSSQLLIGMNRLFPLPVHPFNLANNGEMSYTEWQFQKGDQTIQFFLPFHSQEQMFRDKTVLDIGCGGGGKTCYYATYGPKKMIGIDIVPHYAEEGNDFAKQKGLSDVVSFMTGDAARMTFEDNTFDTIIMNDAMEHVGEPEKTLEECFRVLKPGGHLYINFPPYYHPYGAHLSDAIGIPWVHALFSEQALIDAYKELVRDLPDGSDRISFRFDKRPDGSDTISYINRMTIKRFRRIQQGVTQPAVYQKEIPLRNQLKGLVELPAFREFFVKMVVCVYQKK; from the coding sequence ATGTCCGTTTCCTCTCAACTTTTGATAGGAATGAATCGATTATTCCCTCTCCCGGTCCATCCATTTAACCTGGCCAACAACGGAGAGATGAGCTATACCGAATGGCAATTTCAAAAAGGGGACCAGACCATTCAGTTCTTCCTCCCCTTCCACTCCCAGGAGCAGATGTTCCGAGACAAAACCGTGCTGGATATCGGCTGCGGTGGCGGTGGAAAAACGTGCTACTACGCGACTTACGGTCCCAAAAAAATGATCGGCATCGACATTGTCCCTCACTACGCCGAAGAGGGAAATGACTTTGCTAAACAAAAAGGGCTCTCTGACGTCGTCTCTTTCATGACAGGGGACGCGGCTCGGATGACGTTCGAAGACAACACCTTTGACACGATCATCATGAATGACGCCATGGAGCACGTTGGTGAGCCTGAAAAGACATTGGAAGAGTGCTTCCGTGTATTGAAGCCAGGAGGTCATCTCTACATCAACTTCCCACCTTACTACCATCCGTACGGTGCCCATCTCTCGGATGCAATCGGAATCCCTTGGGTTCACGCCCTCTTTTCCGAACAGGCACTGATCGATGCGTACAAAGAGCTCGTTCGCGATTTGCCAGACGGTTCTGACCGTATTTCTTTCCGTTTTGACAAACGTCCTGACGGTAGCGATACGATCTCGTACATCAATCGCATGACGATCAAACGCTTTCGTCGGATTCAGCAAGGAGTCACACAGCCTGCTGTCTACCAAAAAGAGATTCCTTTACGCAATCAGCTCAAAGGGTTGGTAGAGCTCCCTGCGTTTCGCGAGTTCTTTGTCAAAATGGTCGTATGTGTGTACCAAAAGAAGTAG
- a CDS encoding thiolase family protein, whose product MEKVVIAAAGRTPIGSFGGVLRDVSARKLAETVIRGVLAKSGVDGSQIDEVILGNCIQRSDEANIARVAALDAGLGKEVTGFTVQRQCASGMQAIASGASEILLGDSEIVIAGGVESMSNAPYVLKNARWGKRLQHGEMTDAMWELLTDPHHQILMGETAERLVDRYSITREEQDVIALRSQQNAIRAIDNGLFAEEIIGVPVKKRGEETLVTTDEFPRRDVTLEGLAKLKPGFRSDGTVTAGNASGLNDGASAAILMREGKAQELGIKPLGRIVSWAWAGVEPDLMGYGPVPAVKKALEKAGLSLADIELIEVNEAFAAQYLAVEKLLELPREITNVNGSGISLGHPVGSTGCRIVITLLHEMQRRQLKRGLACLCIGGGMGMAMVVERD is encoded by the coding sequence ATGGAGAAAGTGGTCATTGCCGCTGCTGGACGCACGCCGATCGGCTCGTTCGGTGGTGTACTAAGAGATGTAAGCGCTCGCAAGCTGGCAGAAACGGTCATTCGCGGTGTACTGGCAAAGTCAGGGGTAGACGGCTCCCAGATCGATGAGGTGATCCTCGGGAACTGCATTCAACGAAGTGATGAAGCGAACATCGCGCGTGTAGCCGCTCTCGATGCAGGTCTGGGCAAGGAAGTGACAGGCTTTACTGTTCAACGACAATGCGCCTCCGGAATGCAGGCGATTGCGAGTGGTGCGTCGGAAATCTTGCTTGGCGACAGTGAGATCGTCATTGCCGGCGGAGTGGAGAGTATGAGTAATGCGCCTTACGTGCTGAAAAATGCTCGTTGGGGCAAACGTCTTCAACACGGTGAAATGACAGATGCGATGTGGGAGCTGCTGACGGATCCTCACCATCAAATCTTGATGGGAGAAACGGCGGAGCGATTGGTAGACCGCTATAGCATCACCCGTGAGGAGCAGGACGTAATTGCCTTGCGCAGCCAGCAAAATGCAATCCGCGCAATTGACAATGGACTGTTCGCAGAAGAAATTATCGGAGTGCCTGTAAAGAAACGGGGAGAGGAAACGCTGGTGACCACCGACGAATTCCCACGTCGTGACGTGACGTTAGAAGGGCTCGCCAAGCTGAAACCGGGATTCCGTTCAGATGGAACCGTGACGGCAGGCAACGCTTCCGGACTCAACGACGGAGCATCTGCAGCGATTCTGATGAGAGAAGGAAAAGCACAAGAACTGGGGATCAAACCGCTGGGTAGAATCGTCTCCTGGGCTTGGGCGGGTGTCGAGCCTGATTTGATGGGCTACGGTCCTGTACCAGCCGTCAAAAAAGCGCTGGAAAAAGCAGGTCTGTCTTTGGCTGACATCGAGTTGATTGAAGTCAATGAAGCATTCGCCGCTCAGTATTTGGCAGTCGAAAAACTGCTGGAACTCCCAAGAGAGATTACGAACGTAAATGGAAGCGGCATCTCTTTAGGCCATCCTGTCGGTTCGACTGGATGCCGGATCGTCATCACTCTGTTGCATGAAATGCAGCGTCGTCAGCTCAAACGGGGTCTTGCATGCCTCTGCATCGGTGGCGGTATGGGGATGGCAATGGTCGTCGAACGCGACTAA
- a CDS encoding putative polysaccharide biosynthesis protein, which yields MLKKSHFLAGALILAVAGILSKVIGMFYRIPLQEIVGDNGLGLYQEVYPLYLTFLILATAGVPVALSRVIAEALAEGKQVSVGQILARSMVMMGAIGIALFAILYVTSPLIAKLMGNPHLIEPIRAISLSLLFVPLIAVIRGFFYGYQKMMFVGLSQIVEQTLRVVFILVASLYLVSLGEDTDTVITGVNFGTMISTFLSLGFLALLMWLHNRKNSVFQGAQWNRVDWWYDRAFFASMWRIAWPICVSALVIPIFSLTDSFLAINIFRYIWNVDGLTADTWFGIYSRGGPLLQMASLFGSSIALSIVPAIAEAVRQKDNERVTTLTKLSLRFAWLIGLPAGLGLTAVAEGANLALYGDMEGTRAMAILGISAIPLSLLLATNGILQGIGKEKIPARHLLYGVLVKVAATLVFTSLLGMDGLSLSWLCATAFVCILNMRTINRLVVVPINWRFDTLYPLLVANLMLLLAWGATEAAGFLLAGKEKIRLLGAFETVAGVGVGLFVYLGLLLLIPLIEDKELDWLPGGNKLRTLMNAIRKKETQSKIQ from the coding sequence ATGTTGAAAAAAAGTCATTTTCTCGCAGGCGCGTTAATTCTCGCTGTAGCGGGAATTTTGTCCAAAGTGATCGGGATGTTCTATCGAATTCCTCTGCAGGAAATCGTAGGGGACAACGGTCTCGGTCTCTACCAAGAGGTATATCCGCTCTATTTGACCTTTCTGATTCTCGCTACAGCAGGTGTTCCTGTGGCGTTATCACGGGTCATCGCAGAAGCACTAGCTGAGGGTAAACAAGTCTCCGTCGGCCAAATATTGGCTCGCAGCATGGTGATGATGGGAGCTATCGGTATCGCCCTGTTTGCGATTTTGTACGTCACTTCACCACTGATTGCGAAATTAATGGGGAATCCTCATTTAATTGAGCCGATACGCGCGATTTCCCTTTCCCTCTTATTTGTTCCACTGATTGCCGTGATTCGCGGGTTCTTTTACGGCTATCAGAAGATGATGTTCGTGGGACTGTCCCAGATTGTCGAGCAGACCTTGCGAGTGGTGTTTATCCTGGTCGCTTCACTCTATCTGGTGTCGCTTGGAGAAGACACGGATACGGTCATCACTGGAGTAAACTTCGGAACGATGATCAGCACGTTTTTGAGTCTTGGTTTTCTCGCACTGCTGATGTGGTTGCATAACCGAAAGAACTCAGTGTTCCAAGGAGCGCAATGGAATCGTGTGGATTGGTGGTACGATCGTGCTTTCTTTGCATCGATGTGGCGGATTGCGTGGCCAATCTGCGTCAGTGCCCTGGTCATTCCGATTTTCAGCCTGACCGACTCCTTTCTCGCCATTAATATTTTTCGCTATATCTGGAATGTCGATGGTCTGACGGCGGATACGTGGTTCGGAATCTACAGCCGGGGAGGCCCACTCTTGCAAATGGCGAGCCTGTTCGGTTCGTCGATCGCGCTATCGATCGTACCGGCGATTGCGGAAGCAGTGAGGCAAAAAGACAATGAGCGTGTCACGACCTTGACGAAGCTTTCGCTGCGCTTTGCATGGCTGATCGGTCTGCCAGCTGGACTAGGCTTGACTGCTGTAGCGGAGGGGGCGAATCTGGCTCTTTACGGGGACATGGAAGGCACACGGGCGATGGCCATTCTCGGGATCAGTGCGATTCCTCTGTCCTTGCTCTTGGCGACCAACGGTATTTTGCAAGGGATCGGCAAGGAAAAGATCCCTGCACGTCATTTGCTCTACGGAGTCTTGGTAAAAGTGGCGGCTACCCTCGTATTTACTTCCTTGTTGGGAATGGACGGTCTTTCCTTGTCCTGGTTATGTGCGACAGCGTTTGTCTGCATCCTCAACATGCGGACGATCAATCGACTGGTAGTAGTCCCGATCAATTGGCGTTTTGATACGCTATACCCGCTGCTAGTGGCAAACTTGATGCTGCTTTTGGCTTGGGGCGCTACGGAAGCCGCTGGTTTTCTGCTCGCAGGCAAAGAAAAAATACGCCTGCTGGGTGCCTTTGAGACTGTCGCGGGAGTCGGAGTTGGCTTGTTTGTCTATTTAGGTCTGCTGCTGTTAATCCCACTGATTGAGGACAAAGAGCTAGATTGGCTGCCTGGTGGAAACAAACTCCGAACCTTGATGAATGCGATTCGTAAAAAAGAAACGCAATCAAAGATACAGTAA
- a CDS encoding O-antigen ligase family protein, with product MRETVLKWGSQSTTWLYLLLAYPVIDYVLRKILPIPVVSSFWDEALLLVLMAFTFIAYFQGKRTMPPIKHLLIAFLVLGIALMVTDMANWDASVEGFRSVYQYIIAFLMGFYLLQSMEQLDKLMKGLALVGFLAGLVGVMQVVIGVKTPESWVQEGEAVTTRAFSFVTSPNVLGSYMALIAPVAAGLFLKAQTRKEKVLWAVVTLTSLLALVMTGSRGAWFALAFSLFICCYIWKKRIALYLALVGVICAVGLFFVPESVPLVGKVSNRIFTLFTPDYFESSMNGGRLGRWGEAYDKMRVEPLFGVGLGHHGGAVASRHFGTIYSDSYFFKSLAEFGLIGIIMLIGLVAQILRYGIKVIRSMTQSPYFFSLLGLFGGLFAVALHNLVENIFEVPFLALYFWLFGGFFCALYVDQTQTKRW from the coding sequence ATGAGAGAAACCGTGTTGAAGTGGGGAAGCCAATCAACCACGTGGTTGTATTTGCTTTTGGCCTATCCTGTCATTGATTATGTGTTGCGGAAAATTCTACCGATTCCCGTCGTTTCATCTTTTTGGGATGAGGCATTGCTCCTCGTCCTGATGGCATTCACGTTCATTGCCTATTTTCAGGGCAAACGGACGATGCCTCCGATCAAGCATCTCTTGATCGCTTTTCTGGTTCTCGGTATCGCCTTGATGGTGACTGACATGGCCAACTGGGATGCCAGCGTAGAAGGCTTCCGCTCGGTCTATCAGTACATCATCGCCTTTTTAATGGGATTCTACCTCCTGCAGTCGATGGAGCAGCTAGACAAGCTCATGAAAGGACTAGCTCTGGTTGGATTTTTGGCCGGACTGGTCGGTGTCATGCAAGTCGTAATCGGTGTGAAAACACCTGAATCCTGGGTACAAGAAGGCGAGGCCGTCACGACTCGTGCCTTTTCCTTTGTGACCAGTCCGAACGTGCTAGGGAGTTATATGGCCTTGATCGCCCCTGTAGCTGCCGGACTGTTTTTGAAGGCACAGACTCGCAAGGAAAAGGTGCTCTGGGCTGTCGTAACACTCACGTCATTACTTGCCTTGGTCATGACTGGATCGCGTGGCGCCTGGTTTGCGCTTGCCTTCTCGTTGTTCATTTGCTGCTACATATGGAAAAAGCGTATCGCTCTATATCTGGCGCTTGTAGGTGTGATCTGTGCAGTTGGCCTGTTCTTTGTACCTGAATCTGTTCCCCTTGTCGGAAAGGTGAGCAACCGTATCTTTACTTTGTTTACCCCCGACTATTTCGAATCGAGCATGAATGGCGGACGCCTCGGACGATGGGGTGAAGCTTATGACAAAATGCGTGTGGAGCCTCTGTTTGGCGTCGGTCTCGGCCACCATGGCGGAGCGGTTGCGTCTCGACATTTCGGCACCATTTATTCGGACAGCTACTTCTTTAAGAGTCTCGCAGAGTTTGGATTGATCGGAATCATCATGTTGATCGGTCTCGTCGCCCAGATCCTGCGCTATGGAATCAAAGTGATTCGAAGCATGACCCAATCACCTTATTTCTTCTCCCTATTGGGCCTATTTGGCGGACTGTTTGCCGTGGCCCTGCACAATCTGGTGGAAAACATTTTTGAGGTGCCTTTCTTGGCCCTCTACTTCTGGCTGTTCGGCGGCTTCTTCTGCGCATTGTACGTCGACCAGACACAAACAAAAAGGTGGTGA
- a CDS encoding phenylacetate--CoA ligase family protein, with protein MPVTGFLIRHVQWPLMERLKENRTRHYLRELQHAQKVSHEQLLDRQSQKLGRLLQHAVQNVPAYASFAADWDHSPVTPERFLQRLPVLTKTHFRQYADEYLTKGALSNKLIGNRTGGSTGEPTRFYLDRLAVERYEAARWLGLSWHGIQIGDPCVMIWGSPLELNQQQARQYRWKERWLKNRLLLSAYELDERRLETHLTLIQRFRPAYLYGYASALHTLAEMMLNRGWTVGVPLKGVVSTAESLHEHQRKKIAEAFLAPVINEYGARDGGIIAFQCSEDRMHAFSENCYLEVVDPITSLPLYPGESGVLLVTDLHNTVMPRLRYQLGDMVALSPDACSCGINYPLLETIDGREDDMFISQNGQYVHGHYFNHIVRNLESFRTFQIIQHEPQSLSLKLVKEPGRFHSADEDRLLAGIRTALGEVSVQVAYVDQIAPTGSGKFRYAIRECPLTSAQPME; from the coding sequence ATGCCCGTAACCGGTTTTTTGATCCGTCACGTACAGTGGCCATTGATGGAGCGTCTGAAGGAAAATCGCACGCGCCACTATTTACGAGAATTGCAGCACGCACAGAAAGTATCGCATGAACAGTTGCTAGACCGGCAAAGCCAGAAGCTAGGTAGACTGCTTCAGCATGCGGTTCAAAACGTACCTGCCTACGCTTCATTCGCGGCGGATTGGGACCATAGTCCTGTTACACCCGAGCGTTTTTTGCAGCGACTCCCTGTCCTGACCAAAACACATTTTCGCCAGTATGCTGACGAGTATTTGACAAAGGGAGCTCTGTCAAACAAGCTGATTGGAAATCGCACAGGTGGCTCGACCGGAGAACCGACCCGTTTTTACTTGGATCGTCTAGCCGTGGAACGATACGAAGCAGCGCGCTGGCTCGGTCTGTCCTGGCACGGCATTCAGATCGGCGACCCTTGTGTGATGATCTGGGGCTCTCCTCTGGAATTAAACCAGCAACAAGCTCGACAATACAGATGGAAGGAACGCTGGCTCAAAAACCGGCTGCTTCTCTCTGCCTACGAACTGGATGAACGAAGGCTGGAAACGCACCTCACTCTGATCCAACGATTTCGTCCCGCTTACTTGTACGGTTACGCTTCTGCCCTCCACACGCTGGCGGAGATGATGCTAAACCGCGGCTGGACGGTAGGTGTGCCATTAAAAGGTGTCGTTTCTACAGCGGAAAGTCTGCATGAGCATCAGCGCAAAAAAATCGCCGAAGCCTTCCTAGCTCCTGTCATCAACGAGTACGGAGCCCGTGACGGAGGAATTATTGCTTTTCAATGCTCCGAAGACAGAATGCACGCTTTTAGTGAAAACTGTTATTTGGAGGTCGTCGATCCGATCACGAGCCTCCCGCTCTATCCTGGTGAATCCGGGGTATTGCTCGTCACGGACCTGCACAATACCGTCATGCCACGCTTGCGCTATCAGCTAGGAGATATGGTCGCCCTTTCTCCTGATGCCTGTTCTTGTGGTATTAACTATCCTCTCCTCGAAACAATCGATGGTCGAGAAGACGACATGTTCATCTCTCAAAATGGCCAGTATGTGCACGGGCATTATTTCAATCATATCGTGCGGAACCTGGAAAGCTTTCGCACCTTCCAGATCATCCAGCACGAGCCGCAGAGCCTTAGCCTTAAGCTGGTCAAGGAGCCAGGACGTTTTCACTCTGCTGATGAAGATCGCCTCCTGGCAGGTATCCGTACGGCTCTGGGTGAGGTCAGCGTACAAGTGGCGTACGTCGACCAGATCGCGCCTACAGGATCAGGAAAATTCCGCTACGCGATCCGGGAATGTCCGCTTACGAGCGCCCAGCCGATGGAGTAG
- the csaB gene encoding polysaccharide pyruvyl transferase CsaB, whose amino-acid sequence MSRILISGYYGFNNAGDDVVLYGIISSLKREQPNISLAVLSNQPDRTAELFGIEAYDRWSFGTIVRELMRSDMLVMGGGTLMQDVTSPRSVLYYLGIVTIAKLLGKPVVFYAQGFGPILKPLSRSMIKRVVNRVDVITVRDYESGEDFKSCGVKKAPIHITADPALTISPEDISDERGKELLHGLFTDPDKPLVAISVRNWKQEQAFKESIARAADWFIRRGWNVLFLPMHVPSDLAPSKEIMDQMQESGARLLDAPVTFHDIMSVLKQCDYVVGMRLHSLILACMLRTPFIGISYDPKIDRFVERAGMPNAGHITQLDETSLLALLTERLDRLEQEVEVVSEHSRLLEIEAAKSSELVLQALHKKG is encoded by the coding sequence ATGTCGCGAATTCTCATCTCCGGGTACTACGGCTTCAACAATGCCGGAGACGATGTGGTCCTGTACGGCATCATCAGCTCCCTCAAAAGGGAACAACCCAATATTTCCCTGGCCGTTTTGTCCAATCAACCAGATCGTACAGCGGAATTGTTTGGGATTGAGGCGTATGACCGCTGGAGCTTCGGTACCATCGTCCGCGAGCTGATGCGAAGCGACATGCTGGTGATGGGTGGCGGTACGCTGATGCAAGATGTTACCAGTCCGCGCAGTGTCCTCTACTATTTGGGCATCGTCACTATCGCCAAGCTGCTGGGCAAACCTGTCGTCTTTTACGCACAAGGTTTTGGGCCAATCCTAAAGCCACTTAGTCGATCCATGATCAAACGGGTGGTTAATCGGGTAGACGTCATCACCGTACGTGATTACGAGTCGGGCGAAGACTTTAAATCCTGTGGGGTTAAAAAAGCACCCATTCATATAACTGCTGACCCTGCTCTGACCATATCTCCAGAAGATATTTCGGACGAGCGTGGCAAAGAGCTGCTGCATGGTTTGTTTACTGACCCTGACAAGCCGCTTGTCGCTATTTCCGTCCGTAACTGGAAGCAGGAACAAGCATTTAAAGAGAGCATAGCCCGTGCTGCTGACTGGTTTATTCGACGCGGCTGGAACGTGCTGTTCTTGCCCATGCATGTCCCGAGCGACCTCGCTCCTTCCAAAGAAATCATGGATCAGATGCAAGAGTCCGGGGCTCGGTTACTCGATGCGCCTGTCACCTTCCATGATATTATGTCTGTTCTGAAGCAATGCGACTACGTCGTGGGCATGCGCCTGCACTCTTTGATTCTCGCTTGCATGCTGCGGACGCCTTTTATCGGAATATCCTACGATCCAAAAATTGATCGTTTTGTGGAGCGTGCCGGGATGCCGAATGCCGGCCATATTACTCAGCTAGATGAAACCTCTTTGCTCGCCCTGCTGACCGAGAGGCTCGACCGCCTCGAACAGGAAGTAGAAGTGGTATCCGAACACTCCCGTCTTCTCGAAATAGAAGCAGCCAAAAGCAGCGAATTAGTCCTACAAGCGCTGCACAAAAAAGGCTGA